Proteins encoded together in one Variovorax paradoxus EPS window:
- a CDS encoding catalase family protein, with product MNTATLSTTAPVRFEPSVETVADDELQTQSELVATLLGMSRTMADHTGHAARSVHAKSHGLLHGELRVQGGLPEPLAQGLFAAPGRHAVVMRLSTPPAEMLDDRVSLPRGMALKVMDVEGERVEGSEAYTTQDFLFVDGPVFPAPDAKGFLKSLKLLAGTTDKAPNAKRVLSSVLQGVEKAVEAVGGQSGTLIAMGGHPEVHPLGATFFTQVPLRYGNYIAKLQLVPVSSNLVALEGQPIDLDGKPDGTREAVMDVVRQEPAEWELRVQLCVDLERMPVEDASVEWPQDLSPFLPVARITTTPQAGWSDALSREIDDGMSFNPWHALAAHRPLGNVMRARKPAYAASSNYRSERNGCPLHR from the coding sequence ATGAACACCGCCACGCTTTCCACTACCGCGCCCGTGCGCTTCGAACCGTCCGTGGAGACGGTGGCCGACGACGAACTCCAGACCCAATCCGAACTCGTCGCCACGCTGCTCGGCATGTCCCGCACCATGGCCGATCACACCGGCCATGCGGCGCGCAGCGTGCACGCCAAGAGCCACGGTCTGCTGCACGGAGAACTGCGCGTGCAGGGCGGCCTGCCCGAGCCGCTCGCGCAGGGGCTCTTCGCCGCGCCGGGCCGCCATGCGGTCGTGATGCGCCTCTCCACGCCGCCCGCCGAAATGCTGGACGACCGCGTCTCGCTGCCGCGCGGCATGGCGCTCAAGGTGATGGATGTCGAAGGCGAGCGCGTGGAAGGCTCGGAGGCCTACACCACGCAGGATTTCCTGTTCGTCGATGGACCCGTGTTTCCCGCGCCCGACGCCAAGGGTTTCCTCAAGAGCCTGAAGCTGCTCGCCGGCACCACCGACAAGGCACCCAACGCCAAGCGCGTGCTCTCGAGCGTGCTGCAGGGCGTGGAGAAGGCCGTCGAGGCGGTCGGCGGCCAGAGCGGAACGCTGATCGCGATGGGCGGCCACCCGGAGGTGCATCCGCTGGGCGCCACCTTCTTCACGCAGGTGCCGCTGCGCTACGGCAACTACATCGCGAAGCTGCAGCTGGTGCCGGTCTCGTCCAATCTCGTCGCGCTCGAGGGCCAACCCATCGACCTCGACGGCAAGCCGGACGGCACGCGCGAGGCGGTCATGGACGTCGTGCGGCAGGAGCCCGCCGAATGGGAGCTGCGCGTGCAGCTGTGCGTCGATTTGGAGCGCATGCCAGTCGAAGACGCCTCGGTCGAATGGCCGCAGGACCTGAGCCCCTTCTTGCCCGTGGCCCGCATCACCACCACCCCGCAGGCCGGCTGGAGCGACGCGCTGTCACGCGAGATAGACGACGGCATGTCCTTCAACCCCTGGCACGCATTGGCCGCGCACCGCCCACTCGGCAACGTGATGCGTGCACGCAAGCCGGCCTACGCCGCTTCGTCGAACTACCGCAGCGAACGCAACGGGTGTCCGCTGCACCGCTGA
- a CDS encoding sugar phosphate isomerase/epimerase family protein, whose product MKTIKGPAIFLAQFAGDTAPFNTLDGIAGWAAGLGYKGVQIPSWDARLFDLQKAAESKTYCDEVKGTLAKHGLEITELSTHLQGQLVAVHPAYHAGFDGFAAPEVRGDPVRRQQWAVQQLHFAAKASANLGLTAHATFSGALAWPYLYSWPPRPPGLIEEAFDELARRWRPILDAFDAAGVDVGYEIHPGEDLHDGVSYEMFLERVGNHPRACLLYDPSHFMLQQLDYLAYIDHYHERIKIFHVKDAEFNPTGKQGVYGGFQSWINRAGRFRSLGDGQVNFKAIFSKMAQYDFPGWAVLEWECCIKHPEDGAREGATFIADHIIRVADRAFDDFAAGGVDVASNRKMLGLG is encoded by the coding sequence ATGAAAACCATCAAGGGCCCCGCCATATTCCTGGCCCAGTTCGCGGGAGACACCGCCCCCTTCAACACGCTCGACGGCATCGCCGGATGGGCCGCGGGCCTGGGCTACAAGGGCGTGCAGATTCCAAGCTGGGACGCGCGCCTGTTCGACCTCCAGAAGGCCGCCGAGAGCAAGACCTACTGCGATGAAGTGAAGGGCACGCTTGCGAAACACGGGCTCGAGATCACCGAGCTCTCCACGCACCTGCAGGGCCAGCTGGTCGCGGTGCACCCGGCCTACCACGCGGGCTTCGACGGCTTCGCGGCGCCCGAGGTGCGCGGCGATCCGGTCAGGCGCCAGCAGTGGGCCGTGCAGCAGCTGCACTTTGCGGCGAAGGCGTCGGCCAACCTCGGGCTCACGGCGCACGCGACCTTCTCGGGCGCGCTGGCATGGCCGTACCTCTATTCGTGGCCGCCGCGCCCGCCGGGGCTCATCGAGGAAGCCTTCGACGAACTCGCGCGCCGCTGGCGACCGATCCTCGATGCCTTCGACGCCGCGGGTGTGGACGTGGGCTACGAAATCCACCCCGGCGAAGACCTGCACGACGGCGTGAGCTACGAGATGTTCTTGGAGCGCGTCGGCAACCATCCGCGCGCCTGCCTGCTGTACGACCCGAGCCACTTCATGCTGCAGCAGCTCGATTACCTCGCGTACATCGACCACTACCACGAGCGCATCAAGATCTTTCACGTGAAGGACGCCGAGTTCAATCCGACCGGCAAGCAGGGCGTGTACGGCGGCTTCCAGAGCTGGATCAACCGGGCCGGGCGCTTCCGCTCGCTGGGCGACGGGCAAGTGAACTTCAAGGCGATCTTCTCGAAGATGGCGCAGTACGACTTCCCGGGCTGGGCGGTGCTCGAATGGGAGTGCTGCATCAAGCACCCGGAAGACGGGGCGCGCGAGGGCGCGACATTCATTGCCGATCACATCATCCGCGTGGCCGACCGGGCCTTCGACGACTTCGCGGCGGGCGGCGTGGACGTGGCGTCGAACCGGAAGATGCTCGGACTGGGTTGA
- a CDS encoding DNA topoisomerase III, with translation MTKTLVIAEKPSVAQDIVRALTPVAGKFDKHDEHFENDSYVVTSAVGHLVEIQAPEEFDVKRGKWSFANLPVIPPHFDLKPVDKTKTRLNAVVKQAKRKDVTQLINACDAGREGELIFRLIEQYAGGKSPLGKPVKRLWLQSMTPQAIRDGFDALRTEKQMQGLADAARSRSEADWLVGINGTRAMTAFNSRDGGFFLTTVGRVQTPTLSVVVEREEQIRKFVSRDYWEIHGSFAAEAGQYPGKWFNPDWKKANAPLLANGEPDAEQRADRVWSEQEARAIADASRGKPATVTEESKPTTQASPALFDLTSLQREANGRFGFSAKTTLALAQSLYERHKALTYPRTDSRALPEDYLPVVKDTMEMLANSGMKHLAPFAKQAVDGNYVKPNKRIFDNAKVSDHFAIIPTLQAPSGLSEAEQKLYDFVVRRFLSVFFPSAEHQVTTRISTVEQGGKKYPFRTDGKVLVKPGWLAIYGKEAQDDEKEDDKDGKRLVPVKPGEIVQNESADLKGLKTRPPARYSEATLLGAMEGAGKTIDDDELREAMQEKGLGTPATRAATIEGLIAEKYMLREGRELIPTAKAFQLMTLLRGLGVEELSKAELTGEWEYKLAQMEKGALSRDAFMREIAQMTEHIVKKAKEYDRDTVPGDYATLATPCPNCGGIVRENYRRYGCVGKSGTGEDACGFSFGKSPAGRTFEVAEAEALLRDKHIGPLEGFRSKAGWPFTAEIILKYDEEESKNWKLEFDFGDDKNGDTGEIVDFSEQDTVGPCPVCGAPVFEHGSNYVCEKSVPTNAQPTPSCTFKTGKIILQQPVERAQMEKLLATGKTDLLDKFVSMRTRRAFKAFLTWNAEEGKVTFEFAPREGGSKFPPRKTFGKPAAKTAAAKKVAAKKTPAAKKAPAAKKAAAPRKPGAGLKPSDSLAAVIGTEPVARTEVIKKLWDYIKANGLQDATNKRAINADAKLKPVFGKDQVTMFELAGIVGKHLSAPDAA, from the coding sequence ATGACAAAGACGTTGGTAATCGCAGAAAAGCCGTCGGTGGCACAGGACATCGTCCGTGCCCTCACGCCGGTGGCCGGCAAATTCGACAAACATGACGAGCATTTCGAGAACGACAGCTATGTCGTGACCAGCGCTGTCGGTCACCTGGTCGAGATCCAGGCGCCCGAGGAGTTCGACGTCAAGCGGGGCAAGTGGAGCTTTGCCAACCTGCCCGTGATCCCGCCGCACTTCGACCTGAAGCCCGTCGACAAGACAAAGACGCGCCTGAACGCGGTGGTCAAGCAGGCCAAGCGCAAGGACGTGACGCAGCTCATCAACGCCTGCGACGCGGGCCGCGAGGGCGAACTGATCTTCCGCCTCATCGAGCAGTACGCCGGCGGCAAGAGCCCGCTGGGCAAGCCGGTCAAGCGGCTGTGGCTGCAGTCGATGACACCGCAGGCGATTCGCGACGGCTTCGATGCGCTGCGCACCGAAAAGCAGATGCAGGGCCTGGCCGACGCGGCGCGCTCGCGCTCCGAGGCCGACTGGCTGGTGGGCATCAACGGCACGCGCGCCATGACCGCATTCAATTCGCGCGACGGCGGCTTCTTCCTCACGACCGTGGGCCGCGTGCAGACGCCGACGCTGTCGGTCGTCGTGGAGCGCGAAGAACAGATTCGCAAGTTCGTCTCGCGCGACTACTGGGAAATCCACGGCAGCTTCGCGGCCGAAGCCGGCCAGTACCCGGGCAAGTGGTTCAACCCTGATTGGAAGAAAGCGAACGCCCCGCTGCTGGCCAACGGTGAACCCGATGCCGAGCAGCGTGCCGACCGAGTCTGGAGCGAGCAGGAAGCCCGCGCCATCGCCGACGCTTCGCGCGGCAAACCCGCCACGGTCACCGAAGAGAGCAAGCCCACCACGCAGGCCTCGCCCGCGCTGTTCGACCTGACCTCGCTGCAGCGCGAGGCCAACGGCCGTTTCGGCTTCAGCGCCAAGACCACGCTCGCACTGGCCCAGAGCCTGTACGAACGCCACAAGGCGCTGACCTATCCGCGTACCGATTCGCGCGCGCTGCCGGAAGACTATCTGCCGGTGGTCAAGGACACCATGGAGATGCTCGCCAACAGCGGCATGAAACACCTGGCGCCGTTCGCCAAGCAGGCGGTCGACGGCAACTACGTCAAGCCCAACAAGCGCATCTTCGACAACGCCAAGGTGTCGGATCACTTCGCCATCATCCCGACGCTGCAGGCCCCGAGCGGCCTGAGCGAAGCCGAGCAGAAGCTGTACGACTTCGTGGTGCGCCGCTTTCTCTCGGTGTTCTTCCCGAGCGCCGAGCACCAGGTGACCACGCGCATCAGCACGGTGGAGCAGGGCGGCAAGAAGTACCCGTTCCGCACCGACGGCAAGGTGCTGGTGAAGCCGGGCTGGCTCGCCATCTACGGCAAGGAAGCGCAGGACGACGAGAAGGAAGACGACAAGGACGGCAAGCGCCTCGTGCCGGTGAAGCCGGGCGAGATCGTGCAGAACGAGTCGGCCGACCTCAAGGGCCTGAAGACGCGCCCGCCCGCACGCTATTCGGAAGCCACGCTGCTGGGCGCCATGGAAGGCGCCGGCAAGACCATCGACGACGACGAGCTGCGCGAGGCCATGCAGGAGAAGGGCCTGGGCACGCCAGCCACCCGCGCGGCCACCATCGAAGGGCTGATCGCCGAGAAGTACATGCTGCGCGAAGGCCGCGAACTCATCCCGACCGCGAAGGCCTTCCAGCTCATGACGCTGCTGCGCGGCCTGGGCGTGGAAGAACTCTCCAAGGCCGAGCTCACCGGCGAGTGGGAATACAAGCTCGCGCAGATGGAGAAGGGCGCCTTGAGCCGCGACGCCTTCATGCGCGAGATCGCCCAGATGACGGAGCACATCGTCAAGAAGGCCAAGGAGTACGACCGCGACACCGTGCCGGGCGACTACGCCACGCTCGCGACGCCGTGCCCCAACTGCGGCGGCATCGTGCGCGAAAACTACCGCCGCTACGGCTGCGTGGGCAAGAGCGGCACGGGCGAGGACGCCTGCGGCTTCTCGTTCGGCAAATCGCCGGCCGGGCGCACCTTCGAGGTGGCGGAGGCCGAGGCGCTCCTGCGCGACAAGCACATCGGCCCGCTGGAGGGCTTCCGCTCCAAGGCCGGCTGGCCCTTCACCGCCGAGATCATCCTCAAGTACGACGAGGAAGAATCGAAGAACTGGAAGCTGGAGTTCGACTTCGGCGACGACAAGAACGGCGACACCGGCGAGATCGTCGACTTCAGCGAGCAGGACACCGTGGGCCCGTGCCCGGTGTGCGGCGCGCCGGTGTTCGAGCACGGCAGCAACTACGTCTGCGAGAAGTCGGTGCCGACCAACGCGCAGCCGACGCCCAGCTGCACCTTCAAGACCGGCAAGATCATCCTGCAGCAGCCGGTGGAGCGCGCGCAGATGGAAAAGCTGCTCGCCACCGGCAAGACCGACCTGCTCGACAAGTTCGTGAGCATGCGCACCCGCCGCGCCTTCAAGGCCTTCCTCACGTGGAACGCCGAAGAAGGCAAGGTCACCTTCGAATTCGCGCCGCGCGAAGGCGGCAGCAAATTCCCGCCGCGCAAGACCTTCGGCAAGCCGGCGGCCAAGACCGCGGCTGCGAAGAAGGTGGCGGCGAAGAAGACGCCCGCTGCCAAGAAAGCGCCAGCGGCGAAGAAGGCCGCCGCGCCGCGCAAGCCGGGCGCGGGCCTCAAGCCCAGCGACTCGCTGGCCGCGGTGATCGGCACCGAACCGGTGGCGCGCACCGAGGTCATCAAGAAACTGTGGGACTACATCAAGGCCAACGGCCTGCAGGACGCGACCAACAAGCGCGCGATCAATGCCGATGCCAAGTTGAAGCCCGTGTTCGGCAAGGACCAGGTGACGATGTTCGAACTCGCGGGCATCGTGGGCAAGCACCTCTCGGCGCCCGACGCGGCCTGA
- a CDS encoding HEAT repeat domain-containing protein: MSASAKESKAIEALRRRFDTIRIDTDVSDMFDFGADLLALQSAEALAFHYALLHDTGMDSELYDWLCRKFGERGDAAEDHLLACFAEEHDPAMQATVLQMLGTFKYRKGRRLKETAALARAALASPEEDLRCRGLWVIGWLGGTADIAKVAPLLASDPIVANRQWAASALMQIVLNRRSAAPKALECLRTALEAETDPVALRGILVAVQEIAGKKFGLSSSSHEPPSKDKLQAALTKARRMFARAAA, from the coding sequence GTGAGCGCGTCCGCCAAGGAGAGCAAAGCCATCGAGGCGCTGCGCCGCCGTTTCGACACGATTCGCATCGACACCGACGTGTCGGACATGTTCGACTTCGGCGCCGACCTGCTGGCGCTTCAATCGGCCGAAGCGCTGGCTTTCCACTACGCGCTGTTGCACGACACCGGCATGGACAGCGAGTTGTACGACTGGCTTTGCCGCAAGTTCGGCGAACGCGGCGACGCAGCCGAAGACCATCTGCTCGCGTGTTTTGCAGAGGAGCACGACCCGGCGATGCAGGCGACAGTGCTTCAGATGCTCGGCACCTTCAAGTACCGCAAGGGCCGGCGACTGAAGGAAACAGCGGCACTGGCGCGCGCTGCACTTGCATCGCCCGAGGAAGACCTGCGCTGCAGGGGGCTGTGGGTGATCGGCTGGCTCGGCGGCACGGCCGACATAGCGAAGGTGGCACCCCTGCTCGCCAGCGACCCCATCGTTGCGAACCGCCAATGGGCCGCCAGTGCGCTGATGCAGATCGTGCTCAACCGTCGCAGCGCGGCGCCCAAGGCGCTCGAATGTCTGCGCACCGCCCTCGAGGCCGAGACCGATCCGGTGGCGCTTCGCGGCATCCTGGTCGCGGTGCAGGAAATTGCGGGCAAGAAGTTCGGCCTGAGTTCAAGTTCGCACGAGCCGCCATCCAAAGACAAGCTGCAGGCCGCGCTGACCAAGGCGCGCCGCATGTTCGCGCGCGCCGCCGCCTGA
- a CDS encoding biotin--[acetyl-CoA-carboxylase] ligase translates to MSSSTGAWQEDRIVASVAPLLPGFAIEAVAEIDSTSTELMRRARAGRVEPVLLVAERQTAGRGRLGRAWQSAPQSQAQSSLLFSLGLPLAPADWSGLSLAAGVSVAESLDPTGAHKVGLKWPNDIWVNDSKLVGILIETALPHAAGPGAQRYVVIGIGINIGAREADGMRTPPAWLHQWRPDATAPEVLREVAEPLVRNVLAFEAQGFAQFAERFAARDVLRGREVVLSDGTEGVCEGVAWSGELQVRTAAGLQIITSDEVSVRPRGMAF, encoded by the coding sequence ATGAGCAGCAGCACGGGCGCCTGGCAGGAAGACAGGATCGTCGCGTCGGTCGCGCCGCTGTTGCCAGGCTTCGCGATCGAGGCCGTGGCCGAGATCGATTCCACCAGCACCGAACTCATGCGCCGTGCGCGCGCCGGTCGCGTCGAGCCGGTGCTGCTGGTGGCGGAGCGCCAGACCGCAGGCCGTGGGCGCCTGGGTCGCGCGTGGCAAAGCGCACCGCAGAGCCAGGCGCAGAGCTCGCTCCTGTTCTCGCTGGGCCTGCCGCTTGCGCCGGCCGACTGGTCGGGCCTCTCGCTCGCCGCCGGTGTCAGCGTGGCCGAAAGCCTCGATCCGACGGGCGCACACAAGGTCGGCCTCAAGTGGCCCAACGACATCTGGGTGAACGACAGCAAGCTGGTCGGCATCCTCATCGAAACCGCATTGCCGCATGCTGCCGGCCCCGGTGCGCAGCGCTACGTGGTGATCGGCATCGGCATCAACATCGGCGCGCGCGAAGCCGACGGCATGCGCACGCCGCCCGCATGGCTGCACCAATGGCGCCCCGACGCGACGGCGCCCGAGGTGCTGCGCGAAGTGGCCGAGCCGCTGGTGCGCAACGTGCTCGCCTTCGAGGCGCAGGGCTTCGCGCAGTTCGCCGAACGTTTTGCCGCACGCGATGTGCTGCGCGGCCGCGAGGTGGTGCTCAGCGACGGCACCGAAGGCGTCTGCGAAGGCGTGGCCTGGAGCGGCGAGCTGCAGGTGCGCACGGCCGCGGGCCTGCAGATCATCACGAGCGACGAAGTGAGCGTGCGCCCTCGCGGCATGGCGTTCTGA
- a CDS encoding sensor histidine kinase codes for MKLFQRAQRSLFGEILDWMLTPLLLLVPVSIGVTWLVAQGIANAPFDRALEHNVKALAELVTVKEGHTQFVLSQSAREILRADDTGHVYYQLLDGHDTLLGGERDLPMPGLDEPLPPGQVFLHNSALHGNEVRVASLWIPSGVDDVPPTLLQLAETREKQSVLALEIIKGVLLPQFAILPLAVLLIWLALVRGIKPLSVVEARIRERRPGDLSPLDESSVPLEVVPLVSSVNELLNKLNDSIDTQKRFLADAAHQLKTPLAGLRMQADLAQREGANADELKQSLKQIGRASVRATHTVNQLLSLARAEGNSANTHRQPCDLARLTIEVVREAVPRAIEKRIDIGYDGAEAGAPGVMFDGNPTLLKELVRNLVDNALNYTPSTPEHPGVITARVLADPFGHVLLLQVEDNGPGIAESDRELVFEPFYRVLGNEADGSGLGLPIVREIANQHSAQVKLEDAHPGKHPPGARFTVRFEGEHLQ; via the coding sequence TTGAAGCTTTTCCAGCGCGCCCAGCGCTCCCTCTTTGGCGAAATCCTCGACTGGATGCTCACGCCGCTGCTGCTGCTGGTGCCGGTGAGCATCGGCGTCACCTGGCTGGTGGCGCAGGGCATCGCCAACGCGCCCTTTGACCGCGCGCTCGAGCACAACGTGAAGGCCCTGGCCGAACTGGTGACGGTGAAGGAAGGGCACACGCAGTTCGTGCTCTCGCAATCGGCACGCGAGATCCTGCGGGCCGACGACACCGGCCACGTGTACTACCAACTGCTCGACGGCCACGACACGCTGCTCGGCGGCGAACGCGACCTTCCGATGCCGGGCCTCGACGAACCGCTGCCGCCCGGCCAAGTCTTCCTGCACAACAGCGCCCTGCACGGCAACGAGGTGCGCGTGGCCTCGCTGTGGATTCCCAGCGGCGTCGACGACGTGCCGCCCACGCTGCTGCAACTGGCCGAGACGCGCGAGAAGCAGTCGGTGCTCGCCCTCGAGATCATCAAGGGCGTGCTGCTGCCGCAGTTCGCGATCCTGCCGCTCGCGGTGCTCCTGATCTGGCTTGCGCTGGTGCGCGGCATCAAGCCGCTCTCGGTGGTCGAGGCGCGCATCCGCGAACGTCGGCCCGGCGACCTGAGTCCGCTCGACGAATCTTCGGTGCCGCTCGAAGTGGTGCCGCTGGTGTCGTCGGTCAACGAGCTCTTGAACAAGCTCAACGACTCCATCGACACGCAAAAGCGCTTTCTTGCCGATGCGGCGCACCAGCTCAAGACGCCGCTCGCGGGCCTGCGCATGCAGGCCGACCTCGCACAGCGCGAAGGCGCCAATGCCGATGAACTGAAGCAATCGCTCAAGCAGATCGGCCGCGCCAGCGTGCGCGCCACGCATACGGTGAACCAGCTGCTGTCGCTCGCGCGCGCCGAGGGCAACAGCGCCAACACGCACCGCCAGCCCTGCGACCTCGCACGGCTCACCATCGAAGTGGTTCGCGAGGCCGTGCCGCGTGCCATCGAGAAGCGCATCGACATCGGCTACGACGGCGCGGAGGCCGGCGCGCCCGGCGTGATGTTCGACGGCAACCCGACGCTCTTGAAAGAGCTGGTGCGCAACCTCGTGGACAACGCGCTCAACTACACGCCCTCCACGCCCGAGCACCCCGGCGTGATCACCGCGCGCGTGCTGGCCGATCCCTTCGGCCATGTGCTGCTGCTTCAGGTGGAAGACAACGGACCCGGCATCGCCGAGTCCGACCGCGAGCTGGTGTTCGAGCCCTTCTACCGCGTGCTCGGCAACGAGGCCGACGGCTCGGGGCTGGGCCTGCCGATCGTGCGGGAGATCGCGAACCAGCACAGCGCACAGGTGAAGCTGGAAGATGCGCATCCCGGCAAGCATCCGCCGGGTGCGCGCTTCACGGTGCGTTTCGAAGGGGAGCATCTGCAGTGA
- a CDS encoding SET domain-containing protein, whose amino-acid sequence MPSKSPQLAGRRIQMRRSDVHGNGVFAVDDLAEGETLIEYKGEVINWKEALRRHPHDPAQPNHTFYFHIDDGRVIDGNVKGNDARWINHSCEPNCEADEVDGRVYIKALRNIAAGEELNYDYGLIIDEPYTPKLLSEFPCWCGSEQCRGTLLTPKDEDEEKKKKKKAKKKAEKKKAEKKKEARKAEKKADKKAEKQTEKKKSKKD is encoded by the coding sequence ATGCCTTCCAAATCCCCACAACTCGCCGGCCGCCGCATTCAGATGCGGCGCTCGGATGTCCATGGCAACGGCGTGTTCGCGGTGGACGACCTGGCCGAAGGCGAAACGCTGATCGAATACAAGGGCGAGGTCATCAACTGGAAAGAGGCGCTGCGCCGCCATCCGCACGACCCGGCCCAGCCGAATCACACCTTCTACTTCCACATCGACGACGGTCGCGTGATCGACGGCAACGTCAAGGGCAACGACGCCCGCTGGATCAACCACTCGTGCGAGCCGAACTGCGAGGCCGACGAAGTCGATGGGCGCGTTTATATCAAGGCGCTGCGCAACATCGCTGCAGGAGAAGAGCTCAACTACGACTACGGTCTGATCATCGACGAGCCGTACACGCCGAAGCTCCTGTCCGAATTTCCTTGCTGGTGCGGGTCCGAGCAGTGCCGCGGCACGCTGCTGACACCCAAGGATGAGGACGAAGAAAAGAAAAAGAAGAAGAAAGCCAAGAAGAAGGCCGAAAAGAAAAAGGCCGAGAAGAAAAAAGAGGCCAGGAAGGCCGAGAAGAAAGCCGACAAAAAGGCTGAGAAGCAAACCGAAAAGAAGAAGTCCAAGAAGGACTGA
- a CDS encoding gamma-glutamyl-gamma-aminobutyrate hydrolase family protein, with amino-acid sequence MTQPVSARLKIGLSACFSHADPARSLFTNKTLQYVEQSIAHWLMSAGAMVVMVPCPTGETARGDTKLSHYAEWLDGVVMHGGADVWPGSYGEVPLKDAWIGDQIRDLYDLALVEAFEQAGKPIFGVCRGLQLINVAFGGTLYQDIEAQHEGGLRHRDPVTYDQNFHQIEIVQGTRLSKLYPQVEMARVNSIHHQGIKGLAPGFEIEAWSLPDRVPEAIRRRPDKGRSYIAATQWHPEFHKYGSTETVDDTPILHDFLWACATAKVAPKTPPRSGSGKIRDRAARVLRQALLRR; translated from the coding sequence ATGACGCAACCCGTTTCCGCCCGGCTCAAGATCGGCCTGTCCGCCTGCTTCTCGCACGCCGACCCGGCCCGCTCGCTCTTCACCAACAAGACGCTGCAATACGTCGAGCAATCGATCGCGCACTGGCTCATGTCGGCCGGCGCGATGGTGGTGATGGTGCCCTGCCCCACCGGCGAAACCGCCCGCGGCGACACCAAGCTCTCGCACTACGCCGAGTGGCTCGATGGCGTGGTGATGCACGGCGGCGCCGACGTCTGGCCCGGCAGCTACGGCGAGGTGCCGCTCAAGGACGCGTGGATCGGCGACCAGATCCGCGACCTCTACGACCTGGCATTGGTCGAAGCCTTCGAGCAGGCCGGCAAGCCCATCTTCGGCGTGTGCCGCGGGCTGCAGCTCATCAACGTGGCCTTCGGCGGCACGCTCTACCAGGACATCGAGGCGCAGCACGAAGGGGGCCTGCGTCACCGCGATCCGGTGACCTACGACCAGAACTTCCACCAGATCGAGATCGTGCAGGGCACGCGTCTTTCGAAGCTCTATCCGCAGGTGGAAATGGCGCGCGTCAACAGCATCCACCACCAGGGCATCAAGGGGCTCGCGCCGGGTTTCGAGATCGAGGCCTGGAGCCTGCCCGACCGGGTGCCCGAGGCGATCCGCCGCCGGCCGGACAAGGGCCGCAGCTACATCGCCGCGACCCAGTGGCACCCCGAATTCCACAAGTACGGCAGCACCGAGACGGTCGACGACACGCCGATCCTGCATGACTTCCTCTGGGCCTGCGCGACCGCCAAGGTCGCGCCGAAGACGCCGCCGCGTTCGGGCTCCGGCAAGATCCGCGACCGCGCGGCGCGGGTGCTGCGGCAGGCGTTGCTGCGGCGCTGA